The sequence CAAGTAGTGGTGcagtactatatatatatatatatatatatatttttttttatttgtataattAGTGCAACGTTAGACTTAGGGTTGAACTCAAGGGTTTAGTGCAGTTCATGTAACGATTTTGAGGCAATTGTAGTGGAGATCTGTGTCCAgatagaagagaagagaggagagaagaCAAGGGGTAGAAGATCCTCTCGTATCTCCATGGAATGAATGTTACTCATGTTTTGTGTTACGGTGTCTGTGTTAGGACAACAACAATATTGTAGGGTTTCTGGCAAGCCAGGGTTTTACTTGTGTTTTTTGGAGTGTACATGGAGGCGCTCGTCTGCTATATAATTGACCTTTGTCTTTGTGTGGATCTTCAAACTCAATTATGTGtcttcttaattttatttcttttctttttttgttgagaaaccaCAAGTAATTTATATTAATATCTACGAAAAGAAACAAGAGTACGTGCcaaacttaatttttattattatcattattattattttattttttagaaaggCCAAACTTAATAATTAAGTTATTACACTTAATCAAGGATATCGCAAAACAAAGTATGAACAAAAACATTCATATTTGGAAATTAATACGTTCATATGAATTTGTAATTCTcgaaaatttcatcaaacaagCAATCAAATTTTCAAGAATTATAGAGATTTAaccattcattcattcatataCTAAATTCCAAAGCAACGAATacaacataaaaagaaaagagggaaagaaaatttttctttgattcgcCTCTCCACCTCTATAGGTGGTAAAATATTAAGGCAAGTAATGAGCTAGCTACCACGACATATTATTCCATGCAACCAATGAAATGCAGGTGTTCAACAATGGGAagtaaaactgaaaattaagaaagaaagtGTAGAGCAGAAGTCGAACACATACAacaccttttatatatatatatatatatatatatatatatatataaaatgtgaaATCCTTTATGTGCAGAGGGAAAAAAACCACGAAGGCCAGTCAAGGAGAATGCACTATGAACCGATAAAATATTACTCAAGTGTTGCATCACAATGGAATGGTATCCAACTATGTTGCTTAAGTGTCATATTGTGATTGGTACATTTACTTTTTTCCTTAACAATAATATCATGATAATTCCAtgtataagagcattcacagcagtagagctaaaaatttagatatttggcaccacaaaaaagttactttatctattttacctactcacATGGTGCAGCAgtgaatttattttagttttcaatacaataaaataatataaacatcacaagaaaataatatatctactacaataaaataatatatccacacCAATTTCCCAAATTTTCTTAGAGTTTCTTGGTAGCCAAACATAGCAACCCACACCCAACACAGCACAaacatccaccaccaccaccaccaccactaccaccagtctatagtaggaaaaaaaaaaaaaaaaaaaaaaaaaaccaccaaccCAAATCCTTAATCTTTTTCCTCAACccagaccaaacaaaatcaccaaccGAAGACAAACCCAGCACAAACCAAAGACAAACCCATGCGTTGATGTTGCCCATGCTGTCAACATCCTTGCCGATGCTTTGGTTTCCGATTACGCTACATCTCTCTCTTGGCTTCGATCTCATCGCTCTACCcgtacatctctctctcttggctTAGGACTTGGGGCTTGGGTCAGCAAAAGGGGTGGGTCGAAGCTGGGCAGGCGAGTTGGGTTTATGGCGGCGTGGGTCAGGGGGGCGGCGGCATGAGAGGTCtaaaagttgagagagagagagagagagagagagagagagagagagagagttgagagcTGTGAGagttttgagaagaaagattattttttaatctgggctggaataaattttttttttatttatttttttttatagctcttagctacagtgcacagccaTAGGTagttgtgcactgtagcaatgaaactaaaaaaaaatacctttagCTCCACTGTTGTATggttgttttttgtgttttagtgAAGCTAAAATAGTTATATAGTTATTTGGCTGTACTGCTGCAAGTGCTCTAGGTGTTgaaattcaattacaaattaacaCTCAAGCATATTATGAAATTATGTGTGAGTTTGGATGTGTCTATagacaaataatatatttggaTTTACTGCAAATTAAAGCTGAAATAGCTATTGTGTggtgtaattatatttttaatgtgagagagaaaatttaaaaggtaaaaaaaataattatgatttaAGAGTTGAgataaaaacttaaaagtgaACTcttaattttcaatatttacCCTTGAAAGACAATTACACATACATCAAATCTCAATCCATGCATGATAGATATTGGGCTAGTgctctgcctttttttttttttttttttttttaagggggtGGGGGGGAAGTTGTGGGGGGTAATGGGGAGGAACTCTATTATGACAAGTTTCTCAAATATAGCTTTTGGTGCTATGTGCCATTCTAAATGGCACAAGAGTAATAATAGTCACATATTCAATATATaaggcaaaacttaggtacggTACTTTAGGTtccttatttaaaattttgacatttgtcCAATTTAACAACCCAAACAAATGgcattaaaactaaaaattctttttcttttttcccttcttccttctttttcctgtACTGCAACTGCAAGAGAACCCATGGCTTCAAATCTCCAGTTGCCTCTAATTGATGAAGCTAAAATGAAGATAATAAAGGGAATTCTGAATACCAATCCAAAACTCAGAAGCTAAAATGCAGAAACAAAGCTAAAATGAAACTAAAATGCAGAAACAAATAGGaaagatcaaaaaatcaaaaaataaaatccaaatctactgggtttcaaaccaaaaaacagACCCTTCTCCCTCattttctcagtaaccaaacaagaaagatcaaaaaataaaagccagATTTACTgggtttcaaaccaaaaaatgaaCCCTTTTCGACTATACTTGAAACTTCCACACTCTTAACATCAACAAAGCCATCGTCACAACCTCTTTCATTATTTtgtccagagagagagagaatcatagatcagaaaagaagaaaggaaacagATACACACAcactgagagagaaagaaagaatcatagatcaaaaaagaagaaaggaaacatacacacacaccaagagagaaagagtgagagatatGAGAtattcttttctgtttttttctttttttgggttttgggtttcgAAGAGAAGGGTCATGGGTGGTTTGGAAGAGAGAagttttgggtttggaagaaAAGCTATTCGCAGTataggaaaaagaaggaagaaggaaaaaaaaaaattttaacgcCATTTGTTTGGGTTGTTAAAATGGatagatgtcaaaattttaagtagGGAATTTAAGGttctgtacctaagttttgccctaatatatatacattatcATATGAACTGAAAtcgttttttaaaaacacaattttacaaGGAAATATTTATAGATTGTTTAATAAGAATTTCTGAAAAGATATAATGGCAAGTAATCGATTTACCTTTTAAAATAGGCTATTTGCTGTATGTGACTTTGTCAATGTGACTAATGGCtgtatgacctttttttttttttttgggtgaataaTGGCTGTATGACTTTATCAATGGCTCATTGACTTGGAAATTGGAATTTGTACATACGATGGCAAGTCAAAAGATCAACCACgtaaaataaaagcaaatataAGCCATGGAAGCCATGCAATACATGAAAGGCCAGGGTTCCAACAAATTAATTCTCACATCCGAATTAGTTACTAGTGGCATTTTGCCATTAATTTCAAGTGGACATTACCTGTACAACCTTTGTTGTCTTCTGCGAATTATTTATAGCAGTCACGGACATCAATCATGTTCACGTGGATGATGGATGTCACGTTCTTGTTCAACAGAATTAGCTAAAGATTGAAACTTCTTATATAACTGGTTAAAAAAACACCATACATAACCTTATAAGCCAAAGCGTTCGGGTCAATATTGTAACTCAAAATTTAGTTGCTTTCTGCATATAAATCTGCTGTTCTTTTGGTTGGATAAGTAGATTAGCAAATATTCTTGCGCCCATGCATACTTCAGTCAATTGGATCCTTAAAGACAAAGTTTTGTTCGAATTAAGTTGGAAAATTTAGTCTTAACTCATTTCAGATGAATAGTTGAGCCTTTTGGTTGTTCGATAACTAGTTGATTGATTAACATGTATTATATTGacttttcaatttgatttttcttttcaaatttgtatTGGACAATTGATTTTATGAATGGTACCTCGTAACTTAATTTGCAAATTGCAGTGGTTTTTGGTAATCATcctcgtctctctctctctctctctctctctctctctcacacacacacacacatatatatatatatatatataatatgttactttacttaatattttttttattaaattaacaatttgaaattttcataattggattatatgtttttatattcttaacacgcATACCAAATTTCAATTCAATCGAACTTTATTTACCATTTAATCAATCTTtgatatataatttgaaattataaaaacttaaattttaaatatttgattgatgacataattattgatttttttatcgttttgaaattttaaaagtttaaaaaatatacgaaaataatgtaatccaacaatatacttttcaaaatttacatctaataaaaaatattaaataaagtaatattgcttaaaattataaaaaatatatataaaaaataaataaataaataaataaatatatatatatgatatgttactctacttaatattttttttattaaattaataatttgaaattttcatcattggattatatgtttttatattcttaactcGCATACCAAAGTTTGATTCAATCAAactttatttactatttaatccatctttgatatataattttaaactataaaaacttaaattttaaatatttgattgataacataattattgattttttattgttttgaaagtttacaagtttaaaaaatatatgaaaataatgtaatctaacaatatacttttcaaaatttacatctaataaaaaaaatgtaatattgcttaaaattaaaaaaaaaaaagtatatatatgtgtgtgtttggggggggtggtggtggtggtggttgtggcttgttaaaagttgaaaaaaggAAGAACCCGCACGCATCACATGTGATACAACAAAAATGTAGTTGGAGTCGCTAATcaatttttggataaataatatAGAAGACTAGAGAAAAAGGAGGAGGAGGGCTCTAGATTCTACAGTATCTTAAAGTTTACTTTTGAAAAGCTAACAAGTAGTTGGGAATGGCATGGCTAAGGCTAACTtgcaatatattaaaatgtgtGGTAGAAACCTACTAAGATTTTAATTGGTGaatattggaaaaataatgAAGAGGAGAGAAACGGATAAGGTTCAATATTAAAGTTTACTTTGAAAAGCTGATTGTTATCTCGTTCTTTAACTCActtagattttaaattttgtgtatGTATTCATATTATTAggtatttttaaataaaactaaaatatatgaAGTATTTCATTtatcttatattatataaaaatattgtggggCTAGGGAACTTGGCGACCCTGGCCCGCTCTATGCTGAGCCCAAGGCCCGAGCTGAGGAAAGAAATGTCTGAGGACATGCGCTGAGAATCCAAATGGTCTAGAGAtgttgccgaggacgattctgtcctcggcGTTCCAGACTCTAGTGGGAAAGAATGGCAcaccatcaaaggcagcctcccagAGCATTCTCCTAAGAAAGGACGAGTATAGCAGGACGCACACGGGGGTATGGAGTGGGAGCAGTTTAAGGAAAAACTGTCACCTCCGTATTTAATGCGCCCAACTAAcgtcctggccgcattaatggtGAAAGGACCCTTGAACAGTATGGCCTTGGTTGCCGCAAATCATAGAAGGTCTGGAAAGGTGGCTGATGAGACGAACACTCGAGTAATGGCTTGCacaatcaacaaatggagggttAGGATCGActggaaagaagtatataatgGGAAAGACCCCCCAAGAATGAGGGATCGCGAGAaagggagaagaagagagaaaaaggagaaaacggTAGTAGTTTGCATGGTCTTGAAAACCCACGAGAACCTGGTACtggaagtagaagaagaagaacatcaAGTTCCTCGGACGAGACACTCGGGGACCACATTCCAGACTCGAACCCATTTCCTCATTGGTCCGTCCACACCCAACCATGTATTGTGATTGTGGTTTAGACCAACACCTAGTTCTTAGGCCcactctctaaaaattcattgtattgggccaGTTGGGCTTGAGACCTTTCGTCCAATAGGAAGAGCACTCAAAACCAACACCCTACAAATATTATGACAAATAGTTTTATAGAATTTCCAAGAATAAATCAAAAACAAGGTTCCATAAATCTTTACAAGATTCTTAATCAAATAGAACTTAGCATATATACATGCttacaaattcaaaacatggctacataaaaaaataataaaaataaataatgttttgGCATATGATGTCTTACATCCATAATCTTGACCATATTCttaaacaaatagaaaatcaaatattGAGCCATCATTTTGAGTTAAAATCCTGtcttaaaaaaacatttatttcttAATCAAATAGAAGTATAGAACTTAGCATGCTTTAtgcttagaaaataaaatataaagtcaTTGTCTAGCATCAAATCCTACCTAAACAAAAAtcggaaagaaaaaagatgttttaTCTCTATAAAACTTTATGAGATTCTTAATGGTATGCTTAGAAAAAAGAATACAAGCCATCATCCAGGTTTAATTCATGTTttgatataatattaaaaaatcaatcgTTATATAGTAGAAGGATTTGGATTGGGTCCATTATCCAATTACACCAAATGATGACATCTCCGACAATAATAACATATGGTATCATCTGGATGGGTTCAATCCAACTTACCTATATATAGGTTTCAATTTATACTatacttatataattttttttcataaattacaaattatatccctaaagtttggaaatatttagattttatatcttgaagtttcaaaatttaaaatttattcttaaaaaattttatttcgtCTGCATCAGCAACTCTTTCATCCACACTTTTCGTTAAGTATTACATAAACTTGCCACATGTGTTCAgtttattcaataaaatcatGCCACGtcatttttattatgtcatgtcatttttaattatttaaaattttgtaagttgCAAAAATGACGTGACAACATTTTATTGGATAAACTAAACAAGCATATCAAACTTATGTGATAGAGAGGTTGCTAATGTAAGTTAAATAAAACTTTGttgaataaaattcaaattatgaaATTTCCTATTAATATGCATGGTTTGcattttagctttttattttattttatttttagagggTGATGGTCCACCATAGTCAATAAACCTTGTACTGTATCACGGTTCCACAAAGAAAAAACCCCCTTTGAATTCGCAATTCAGAAGCGCGTTCAAACCGAAAGATACacagaaaatagaaaaagacgAACAAATTTCGTCGAGAAAGAAACCTCAAGGAAACCTCCTCCTTCCAACGCCGAAGGAGAACAGGTACTTTCTCTTCATATTCGCATACCTGTTCTCCTACAACAAAAAGCTTTCATCTTTGATAGGTTCTCTTCTCCATATTCGATCCAATTCCTCAATAAATTTCATTACTTTGATGTGGGGATCGATCATTTGGTCTTAGATTCAACTGGGTATTCCTTAGATTGAAGGGTTATCAAGTATATGCTCAGACTTGTGGCTATTCGGATCAAAATCTGCAATAATCtcaggttttttttctttttccaaaaggGTGTTGATGATTTTGCTTTAAATTGGTGGGATTGGTGTTTTAATCAAAAGGGGTTGCTGATATTTGATCTGGGTCTTTGTGGTTTGGGtgaaatatttgattgacaCTGATAAACGTTAAGTTGGTTATGGTTGTTGTAATTGAAGGAAGGGTTTTGGATATTTGATCTGCCTAAGCCAGGTTCTGTGTGCATGTTGATGTATCATACTGTCATTGGGAAGAAGGATCGGCTTGTGAACGTGCCCACCTGGTTTCTGGGTGCTCTCAGGCCATTTTGCCTGCCCATTGAACAAAAGGCCTTTTCATTTTGCGTTCCTAGAGATAGATGGGATAGGGAGTTCTTTAAGCTGCAGGGTGGCTAAGTAGAATTTGTCAAATTTACGGAGTTTTTTGGtagtgaaattgtttttttgagTGATTTGAGATGGATTCCTCGCAAGGATCGGTGTTGTCTTCAAATGTGGCAGGGCTAGTTGATGGTTCATCAGCTCAAGGAGAGGTGTCTTACCTTGATGGTATTCCTATTTATGTCAAGGAGCTTATTGCTGGAGGTGCTGCTGGTGCATTCGCTAAGACTGCAGTTGCACCCCTGGAACGGATCAAAATACTCTTGCAGGTGAAgcatacaaacaaaaaaaaaatgttcccATTCTCAagatcttttcatttttttaatgaatataatTAGATATAATGGTTCTACATGACTTGCTGTATCTTATAGATATGCTCACACGCACCTGATGAATTTTGGACCCCTAAACATGCTAGGCACTTGGGTATTGAACCTATAACCTCATCTTCCACCTTGCTTCTTAcaaggggaggaggtgccatttgagctaaagCTAATTGGCACCAAAAATATTACCATTAAGTTAACTTAACTTCAAAACAAACTATGGAGAATGCAACTTAAGCTACACCAAAATTCGGATGATGTTATTTAGAATGTGGATGGTTGGGGGTATGTGAAGAGGTAACCATTATAGTTATTTTGGATAGAGTTTTTATCAAGTGGTTGGGGGCCTTGGAGTGGGATTAAGTATAGTTGTTAATATAGGGGTTTGAAATTATTAGGCATGGAATAATGTGGAAAGAATAAAAAGTTGTAGTATATATTTGGAGAGTGGGAGAATCTGTGGCCAATAAACTCTGGCTCAAATCACACGTCCTCCTCCTCTGAGAATGGATAGAGGATCAGGTCAAGGTTCAAAACCCATTCGATGTGTTTGTAACttatcaatatcaaaataaacaaataaatgaaatagTTTGGGAGAAGTAATGTGTTTAAATAATAGAGAAAGCAATGCCGAATATGTATGATCATTTGACAGGATGAACAGTTTTGCTTGTAGTTTGGAACTTTGTTATGATTGTAACGATTTTTGTGTCTGATTTTGGAGCTATAAATTATATGGGTatcatttggaatttggtttatttaaggaaataataataataaaaaaacaataggACCATGGATGATGTACAACCATGAGAGGCCAGAAGGTTAACAAACAGGGTAGCTTTAAAAACATAGGTAAGGAAGTCGCCAAGTTGATTGAGATTTTTGCCTACCTGTAATGGCAATGAATGACAGAATTAGGTAATGAGGGATAAGGTAATTTGATTAAGTTTAAAGATGTGAGAAGGATGGAAGGTACGATTGAAAGTTTGTTGATTTTGCAATACGACAGGCTATCATAGCATAAGCTCACAATAGGCTTAAATCTAAATGTAGGATGGCAAAAACCATATGTATAGTTGTCCCCAAGTATTGGGAAGGCTTTTTTTTGGCTCGAAAGGGAAAGCAACTAATAGGTGAgttattttatcatatttggAGTAATTTGATTGAGGACCATTTGGACTCAGAGAAGTTGTGCTATTAATGGGAGTTTGGCTACTCTTGAGGAGGTTAGTCTCCCTTCCTATAAAATGCATTTGCTTCACTTGACGGttctttctctacttttttccttcttttttttgtttcctccTCTGTTTCTCTACTTATCTCaatcttttagattttttacaCAGTAAGCAGTCAATGTCCCTTTCAGTATTTTCTTTCCGTACACTTCTGCATGCGTTTTTCAACGCAGTATCTAATAAGGAGGACTGATTAGGAGTTGCAGTTTGATTTGTAGTTTGAGTATGATTAGAATTTTGTTAAAAGTGATTATTCATACAAACTTGATACataaagtgaattttttttacatgcTATGATTAATTTTAGTATGTTATAATAAGTATTAAAGCTTGTTTTGAAGCTTGAAGCCTGGATTTatcattaaaaactaaaatctagTGCttcatacttttcttttttttaaaattcataatttttttccagaatttcTTAACTGTATTTTTCTGTGTGGGGATATTTACAGACCAGAACAGAGGGATTCCACTCTCTTGGGGTGTTTCAATCTTTGAAGAAGTTACTGAAGCATGAAGGTTTTCAAGGATTCTATAAGTAAGTTCACACTCattaaattcaatcatttaTTATATCTATCCCACAATAACGTATTCTAGCTTATACTTGTATGTATTTTAGAGGAAATGGAGCAAGCGTCATTCGTATCATTCCTTATGCAGCCTTGCATTTCATGACTTATGAACAGTATCGGTGTTGGATCCTGAACAACTATTCTGCCTTAGGAACAGGGCCCCTTATTGATCTTCTAGCTGGTTCAGCAGCGGGAGGAACTGCAGTTCTATGCACATATCCTTTAGATCTGGCTCGTACTAAACTTGCTTATCAGGTATATATCTTACATAATAATGATGAAACATATGGTCTTATCTGAATGAGGTGGAGTATCTATGGCATAGTGTGAATTTGTAGTTATTAAATGTAAATTAACTGATGTTTCTtgtttacttatcaaaaaactGATATGTTTCTTGTTTAGGATTGTAGTTAACGCTACTAAAGATTTTTCTTTGTGAGTTGTTATCTAATTTCTTATGCTTTCCTCCACATTAGTTTAAAATATGAGTATTAAATATtcatctaatttgtttttatatgtgcCAATATATAGAGTTTACCTCCAAATTAGTTTGATGGAAAATTCCTCCAACACACTACGTGGCAATTCAAACGACCATCCACATGTAGTTTTAGTCACATGACCTATTTAATGAGCCACATTATTTAATACATGTGGATGGTTTTAAGAATCACCACGTAATGGATTGGAGGAGATTTCTCCAAACTTGTGACTATGTCctaagaaaaaaatgttgtaatgtttttgaaagtttatttaaaatatcttgcataataattttcttatgctatattttgtttgctttctatatttttcaaacatgTTTTGTGAAGGATttgattcatatatatatttttaataagtaataatatatattaaaaaaaaaaacaaatacatagatttttttggtttagggaAGTGAGAAACTATGGGTTTGTTTAGATATCGcttattgctaaaaactgaaaacttattgctgaaaacactatagcaaaataatttttaaatgtatgaatagtgtcgtgggacccagttttaaagCAAAATTTGCTAGATTCCGTACTTGCTAGTCCCGTGAACATGGGACTCAGGGAAACACAAATGCAGACTACAAAAAAGCAGTAGGCAAACGCACACTATGTGAAGCTCTCTATCAAGATGTTTCTTATAACTTATTCATGATCTGCTTGTCTTACCTTTGATGATGTGCTCACAGATAATTTGGGTTAGTGTAAATGCATAGTAGTTCAGTGTTTAGATGACTATTTAAATATGTTAAGCTGTTTGGGAATTTTATGTGGAGTTTCTGGTTCTTTTTCATCTTCTGGTTGATTGTTCCATAGTTAAAATTGTCATTATTTGATGCATTTTTACTTTTGTATTTAATTCTTTATGGTTTTGTAGGTTACTGACACTAGAGGAAGTTTTAATTATGGAATGAAAAGCAATCATGCTCAACCTGCATATAATGGCATAAAAGATGTACTTAGAAGCGTTTACAAGGAAGGGGGTGTGCGTGGACTTTATCGCGGTGTAGGTATGTATGTGCTACATTGTTGTGTCCGTTACCTTACAGTGTGGTGAGCCATTACATGGCATTTATGAGTattgaaaggtttttttttttttttttggtttgaggGTGGGGGCaattgccttttttttccccccatttTATAGCTGAGCTCCATAATTATCCTTGTCAAagttgtttgtcatttttccccTCTTTCCCTATGTGATATAAAAAATTGGGTGGTTAATATTCATTAAAAGCTTCCTTTTTTTGAGCAGGCCCAACACTCACTGGAATCCTTCCTTATGCTGGTTTAAAGTTCTACATATATGAGGAACTCAAGAGGCATGTTCCTGAAGAGCATCAAACGTCCATTATGATGCGTCTCTCCTGTGGAGCTCTTGCTGGGTTATTTGGGCAGACCTTCACGTACCCATTAGATGTTGTCAGGAGGCAGATGCAGGTATTGCCTATTACAATCCTTTTACACTGTTGGTAGCAAGGGAGCTGCTTTTTCTTTAACTGACTAAACTCTAGAAGTATTTTCTGGGGCAAGCAAAAGTTGATGCAAGAGGAAGCCATGATGGTAATATAGCTATTAACGTCTCTATGAACCATGTTCTGAGCTCATGGTAGCTAAATGCCAGtgaaaaattttagggtttCTGTCAGaagacgtttttttttttttttttacagcaaGCCACATGGTGAACAGGCCAGGGTTGctgttttattaataattgtatACGTATACTATCTCCCTCGGTCTGGTTTTACTCATTGACATTAgctatatataaatttgattgtaagCAACATATCAAAGCTGGGGTAGATGCCTAGATTTGACCCTTTAATTGAATGTTTTGACTCATGCTGTATCCAGATTTTCTTAGTTTAGAATGACCAGCAAGGGTGGTTTGCTAATCTCTTAGGAATTGCATGATGGTGAAATAGTAAACTAATCAGCTTGGTACAGGTTTTACAAATCATTTTACGGGTAGTGAACCAATGATAGAGATTTGCTGAAAATTCCAGAGGTCAACTACATGCAATAGCTatcaaaattatgaaattattccTGATACATGAAGAAATTGGACTGCCAGACttgaacttttttaaaattttaaggattAAAACTAATTACTGAACAAGATACAATGTAGTTGCTATACTGACCTCAGGCTGTAGATGagtatatttaaaattaataatgcaTCTCAAGTTTACTTACCAGTGGTTGGCTTGAGCTCAAACGCAACAAGCAAAGAAATAACTTGCACAAAGCTTTTGCGGTCCATTGGCTTGACATTCTTGAAACATTGATGCCATTGTAATTGCTAAATCAAGTTGATACTTTAACATGAGTTACATGGATCTGATGTTTTACATTACTTGTGGGGTGCAATTGCAGGTTGAAAATTTGCAACCTTCATTCCAAGGAAGTGCCAGATATAGAAACACATGGGAAGGTCTTACTACTATTGTTCATAATCAAGGATGGAGACAATTGTTTGCAGGTCTAAGCATTAACTATATAAAGGTAATTGTTGATAGTTACTTTATACAAGCTCTGTCTGGATTTCAGATTGATGCTTTTCAAGATATTGTCTTCTAGTTAAATTCTTCTGTAATTGCTGCACTTTTCTGTGGTTAGCTTTCTAGGATTTCATGTTGGCCAGAATGTGCATTAGCAAATATTAATTGATCTTCTTGAAGCACTGCAACAATGTGGTGTTATGCTCTCACTAAATATATTTCTTACCAAAAAACATTCATGTGCAGAGAGttgttctttttcttatagTTC is a genomic window of Quercus lobata isolate SW786 chromosome 2, ValleyOak3.0 Primary Assembly, whole genome shotgun sequence containing:
- the LOC115969702 gene encoding mitochondrial carrier protein CoAc1-like, with translation MDSSQGSVLSSNVAGLVDGSSAQGEVSYLDGIPIYVKELIAGGAAGAFAKTAVAPLERIKILLQTRTEGFHSLGVFQSLKKLLKHEGFQGFYKGNGASVIRIIPYAALHFMTYEQYRCWILNNYSALGTGPLIDLLAGSAAGGTAVLCTYPLDLARTKLAYQVTDTRGSFNYGMKSNHAQPAYNGIKDVLRSVYKEGGVRGLYRGVGPTLTGILPYAGLKFYIYEELKRHVPEEHQTSIMMRLSCGALAGLFGQTFTYPLDVVRRQMQVENLQPSFQGSARYRNTWEGLTTIVHNQGWRQLFAGLSINYIKIVPSVAIGFTAYDMMKFWLRIPPRQKTQSISAA